In the genome of Ammoniphilus sp. CFH 90114, the window TTCTACCAAGACGCTTGAGCTCATGATAGCGAATTACGAGCAAACATCATCAATTGACTATGGGAATCTTATCATGAAGCCATATGAGTCGAGGGTTTATCGTCTTGTGTAGACGAGACTGGAGGAATACATAAATGCAACCTGTAAAACTTGGGATGATAGGGGCGGGAGGGATTGCGCGCACAGCTCATTACCGCGCATTAACTCAACTAAAGGATGAGGTCCAGGTCGTGGCAGTGGCAGATGTAGCTATAGAAGCTGCTCAACAACTAGCTCGAGAGTTTGGAATTGAACAAGCTTTCTCCAATTATCAGGACCTTTTAACCATAGAAGAAATGGATGCGGTCCTCATTACAGTACCGAATTTTCTTCATTCACCCGTAGCTAACGATTCCATGCAAGCTGGCAAACACGTATTATGTGAAAAGCCTATGGCTATCAATGCGAGTGAAGCAGAGAAGATGTTGGAAGTGAAGCGCAAGACCGGAAAGCACTTGATGCTTGCCCTTAACAATCGCTTCCGCAAAGATATACAACATCTTAAAGGACTAGTAGAACGGGGCGAATTTGGTGAGATCTATCATGCGAAATGTGGCTGGATGAGAAGGGCAGGGATTCCGGGGTGGGGTGGTTGGTTTACCACCATGTCTCAATCTGGGGGAGGCCCTCTGATTGATATCGGAGTACATATGCTTGATTTGGCACTTTACTTAATGGGGAATCCTAAACCGGTTTCGGTTGTTGGCTCTACCTATCAGAAGTTTGGTGATCTTAAACATGCCGGGAATAGAGTGTGGAATGTTGCAAATCCCAAAGGGACATTCGATGTGGAGGATTTTGCGACGGCTTTTATCCGGCTGGATCTAGGTGCTACCTTAACCCTTGATGTTAGCTGGGCAGCTAACATTGAAAAGGAAAATGTGTTCCTCAATCTGATAGGAACAAAATCAGGAGCGTCTGTTAACAATGATTTAGGAACCGTTCTGTATTCCGAGCAATCAGGGATTCTTCAAAATATTCATCCACACATTTCATTCGATGATCATCAGGCTAGGTTGGCCATGTGGAAACATTTCCTTCATTGTGTGCGTACAGGAGAGGAACCTCAGTCTACGCCTGAGCAAGGGATGTTTATTAATAAGATTCTAGATGCCATATATCAATCCAGTGAATTAAAGAAGGAAATTCAAATCTAGCGAGAGTGAAGGGGGAGTCGGAAGTGAAATTAGGGATATTTACAGTATTATTTGGAGACAAGAACCTCGAAGAAGCCCTAGACTACATCCAGTCACAAGGGTTAGAAACAGTTGAAATAGGAGTAGGTGGATATCCAGGGAAAAAGCACGCAGATGCAGCCACTCTTATTGGTGACGAACAGTTATTAAATACTTTTAAGCAAGCTGTCGTTTCTAGAGGGCTTGAGATTAGTGCCATCTCTTGCCATGGCAATCCTCTCCACCCTGATGCTGAAGTTGCTGATGCCTTCCATCAAGACTTTCTTCATGCTGTTTTACTAGCAGAAAAATTAGGAGTGGAGACGGTTATTGGCTTTTCCGGCTGTCCAGGAGAATCGGATTCATCAAAGAATCCGGTTTGGGTCACTTGCGCTTGGCCACCAGAACATGTTGAAGTATTAGAATGGCAGTGGAAGGAAAAAGTCATTCCTTATTGGAAGGAGATGTCCCAATTTATGAGGGAACATGGGGTGCGCGTGGCTATTGAACCTCATCCGGGCTTTGTTGTCTATAATACCGAAACAGCACTTCGCTTACGCGAGGAGGCAGGAGATAATATCGGTGTCAATTTTGATCCAAGTCACCTGTACTGGCAACAGATGGACCCGGTAGAGTGTATTAAGGAACTTGGAAAAGCGAAAGCCATCTATCACTTTCATGCTAAAGATACAGCCTTTGATACACGTAATGTTGCTATCAACGGGGTTTTAGATACCAAATCGTATCGTGATGAGCTGACTCGTTCATGGATTTTCCGTACAGTAGGGTACGGTCACGGAGAAGAAGAGTGGAGACGGATTATTAGTGCTCTGCAATTGATAGGGTACGATGGAGCGATTTCTATTGAACACGAGGATAGCCTGATGTCGATTGAAGAGGGATTTGAGAAAGCAGTTACCTTTTTAAAGAGCATATTAATTCGCCAACGAATCGAACAGATTTGGTGGGCTTAAAATATATGCGGGAAGGAAAGAGGGATATGACAAAGAAGGTACGCATTGGAATTATTGGTTGCGGTGGCATTGCTTTTGGTAAACATATGCCTAGTTTAGCGAAGCTTGAAGTTGTTGAAATGGTCGCATTCTGTGATGTGAATGAGGAAAAGGCAGAGGAAGCTGCTAAACAGTTTGGTACAACAGAAGCTCATGTGTTTAAAGATTATCGACAGCTCTTACAGGACCCTACGATTGATGTAGTGCATGTTTGCACACCGAATGATTCTCATGCTGATATCACTGTTGCCTCGCTTGAATCAGGGAAGCATGTGATGTGTGAAAAGCCGATGGCGAAGACGACTGAAGAAGCACGCAGGATGGTTGATGCCGCAAAAAGATCAGGAAAAAAACTGACAGTAGGCTATCAAAATCGTTTTCGGAGTGATAGTCAATACTTACACAAAGTATGTGCACGTGGAGACTTAGGTGAAATTTATTATGCCAAGGCCCATGCCATTCGACGTAGAGCCGTTCCTACTTGGGGTGTATTCTTAGATGAGGAAAAGCAAGGAGGGGGCCCGCTAATTGATATTGGAACCCATGCTTTAGATCTCACCTTATGGATGATGAATAATTATAAGCCACAAGTTGTTCTCGGAAGCACCTTTCATAAGCTGGGGAAAAAGGAAAATGCAGCAAATGCTTGGGGATCTTGGGACCCAGAGAAGTTTAAGGTAGAGGATTCTGCTTTTGGCTTTATTCGTATGGAAAATGGGGCTACGATTGCCTTGGAATCAAGCTGGGCATTAAATACTCTTCAAACCGGTGAAGCCAAGTGTACGCTTTGTGGTACCGATGGCGGAGCAGACATGTGGGATGGCTTACATATCAATGGGGAGAACTTGAGCAAATTATATACCCAACGAATCGACTTAGATGCAAAGGGTGTTGATTTCTATGAGGGAGAGAAGGAAAGTGCAGCTGATCTAGAAGCAAGGCTCTGGATTGAATCGGTGATCCATGATACGGAACCTGTCGTGAAGCCTGAAGAGGCTTTAGTCGTAACAGAAATTCTCGAAGCGATTTACAAGTCTGCTGAGACAGGTGAAGCGGTTTATTTCAATAAATAGGAGGAACCTTATGTCTAGAAAGATACAAGTAACGGTGTGGAATGAAAACCGCCATGAACAGCTGAACGAAGAGGTACGTAAGGTATATCCAAACGGTATTCATGAGGCCCTTGCTGCTCCTTTGCGAGAGTCAGGAATGGATGTACGTACAGCTACTCTCGAGCAACCGGAACATGGACTCAGTCAAGAGGTCTTGGATCAAACAGATGTATTAATTTGG includes:
- a CDS encoding Gfo/Idh/MocA family protein, which translates into the protein MQPVKLGMIGAGGIARTAHYRALTQLKDEVQVVAVADVAIEAAQQLAREFGIEQAFSNYQDLLTIEEMDAVLITVPNFLHSPVANDSMQAGKHVLCEKPMAINASEAEKMLEVKRKTGKHLMLALNNRFRKDIQHLKGLVERGEFGEIYHAKCGWMRRAGIPGWGGWFTTMSQSGGGPLIDIGVHMLDLALYLMGNPKPVSVVGSTYQKFGDLKHAGNRVWNVANPKGTFDVEDFATAFIRLDLGATLTLDVSWAANIEKENVFLNLIGTKSGASVNNDLGTVLYSEQSGILQNIHPHISFDDHQARLAMWKHFLHCVRTGEEPQSTPEQGMFINKILDAIYQSSELKKEIQI
- a CDS encoding sugar phosphate isomerase/epimerase — protein: MKLGIFTVLFGDKNLEEALDYIQSQGLETVEIGVGGYPGKKHADAATLIGDEQLLNTFKQAVVSRGLEISAISCHGNPLHPDAEVADAFHQDFLHAVLLAEKLGVETVIGFSGCPGESDSSKNPVWVTCAWPPEHVEVLEWQWKEKVIPYWKEMSQFMREHGVRVAIEPHPGFVVYNTETALRLREEAGDNIGVNFDPSHLYWQQMDPVECIKELGKAKAIYHFHAKDTAFDTRNVAINGVLDTKSYRDELTRSWIFRTVGYGHGEEEWRRIISALQLIGYDGAISIEHEDSLMSIEEGFEKAVTFLKSILIRQRIEQIWWA
- a CDS encoding Gfo/Idh/MocA family protein codes for the protein MTKKVRIGIIGCGGIAFGKHMPSLAKLEVVEMVAFCDVNEEKAEEAAKQFGTTEAHVFKDYRQLLQDPTIDVVHVCTPNDSHADITVASLESGKHVMCEKPMAKTTEEARRMVDAAKRSGKKLTVGYQNRFRSDSQYLHKVCARGDLGEIYYAKAHAIRRRAVPTWGVFLDEEKQGGGPLIDIGTHALDLTLWMMNNYKPQVVLGSTFHKLGKKENAANAWGSWDPEKFKVEDSAFGFIRMENGATIALESSWALNTLQTGEAKCTLCGTDGGADMWDGLHINGENLSKLYTQRIDLDAKGVDFYEGEKESAADLEARLWIESVIHDTEPVVKPEEALVVTEILEAIYKSAETGEAVYFNK